In Humulus lupulus chromosome 7, drHumLupu1.1, whole genome shotgun sequence, the following are encoded in one genomic region:
- the LOC133792192 gene encoding transcription factor FER-LIKE IRON DEFICIENCY-INDUCED TRANSCRIPTION FACTOR-like has protein sequence MLSYSPSPNLIMPNFNKGLELHDFFDCTHNIISEDQFENLLRGAETDQYPFVNFDHCGLINGFIDDHHDPIMGPGDHAFGFNGISNTTTITGPIIDDPNISLFMNSNLALPSFDHEEIKGDGDQNRDHYEYNNDQDVEDDDENDRQESSEANTGTSANLAKKTKVKGGDKSKTLISERRRRGRMKEKLYALRSLVPFITKMDKASIVGDAVVYVEDLKMQAKKLKDEIASLETSLLGSQRYQKPSINSNPTQIQSFHPKNTNQLIFKKIAQMDMFQVEERGFYMRLVCNKVEGVAASLYKVVESLTSFNVQTSNLASKVDGFELTVTLRVKETVQEMHLPNLKLWVVGALLNHGFELKSPFSP, from the exons ATGCTATCGTATTCGCCATCTCCAAACCTCATTATGCCAAATTTTAATAAGGGTTTGGAGTTGCATGATTTCTTCGACTGCACCCACAATATTATTAGTGAAGATCAGTTTGAGAACCTACTTCGTGGGGCTGAAACTGATCAATACCCTTTTGTTAATTTTGATCACTGTGGTCTTATTAATGGCTTCATTGATGATCATCATGATCCAATAATGGGTCCAGGAGACCATGCGTTTGGTTTCAATGGAATTagtaatactactactattactggaCCCATAATTGATGATCCAAATATTTCACTCTTCATGAATAGTAATCTTGCTTTGCCAAGTTTTGATCATGAGGAAATAAAAGGAGATGGCGATCAAAATCGTGATCATTATGAATATAATAATGATCAAGATGTAGAAGATGATGATGAGAATGATAGGCAAGAGTCTTCTGAAGCCAATACAGGAACGAGTGCAAATTTAGCCAAGAAAACCAAGGTGAAAGGCGGTGATAAATCCAAAACATTGATTTCGGAGAGGAGGAGGAGGGGCAGAATGAAGGAGAAGCTCTATGCATTGCGTTCTTTAGTCCCTTTTATAACTAAG ATGGATAAGGCTTCTATTGTGGGAGATGCTGTAGTATACGTGGAAGACCTGAAAATGCAGGCCAAGaagttgaaagatgagattgcaAGTCTTGAAACTTCTTTACTTGGGTCACAAAGGTACCAAAAACCATCCATTAATAGTAACCCAACTCAGATCCAAAGTTTTCATCCAAAAAACACCAATCAACTGATTTTCAAGAAAATTGCTCAG ATGGACATGTTTCAAGTGGAGGAGAGAGGGTTTTACATGAGATTAGTTTGCAACAAAGTAGAAGGCGTTGCGGCCTCACTTTATAAGGTTGTTGAATCGCTTACTAGCTTTAATGTGCAGACCTCTAACTTGGCTTCGAAGGTCGATGGATTTGAACTCACAGTTACTTTACGg GTCAAAGAAACTGTGCAGGAGATGCACTTGCCAAATTTGAAGCTTTGGGTGGTTGGAGCCCTTCTCAACCATGGATTTGAATTAAAATCACCCTTTTCACCTTAA